GACACAATAGGAGAACCCCCAGAAGCAGGCGCTTCAGCGGGCCACTGTAATCCTCGCCTTGTCCGCGGTCTCTCGCCACGAAATCCCCCTTTTAGGCAAAGGTGGGTGGTTCAGCTGTCGTAGTCAATCGCGTGGCGCAACTGCTTTTCAAACTCAAGCGCTTTGCCAGTGCCAAGTGCCACGCAATTGAGACTGTCATCCGCAATGGATACGGCCAGCCCGGTTTGTTCGCGCAGCGCCAGATCAAGATCGCCCAAAAGCGCGCCCCCGCCGGTCAGCATCACGCCTCGGTCTACGATATCCGCCGCCAGATCGGGTGGTGTCGCCTCAAGCGCGGTCATCACCGCCTCGCAAATCTGTTGTACGGGTTCGGCAAGCGCCTCGGCGATCTGCGCTTGGCTGATCTCGATTTCCTTGGGCACGCCATTGAGCAGGTCACGCCCGCGCACATGCATCGACGTGCCGCGCCCGTCGTCGGGCATACGGGCCGTGCCGATGCTGGTCTTGATCCGCTCAGCCGTGGATTCACCCACCAGCAGGTTTTGCTGGCGACGCAGATAGTTGATGATCGCCTCGTCCATCCGGTCGCCCCCAACACGCACCGAGCGCGCATAGACGATATCGCCAAGGCTGAGCACCGCGACCTCGGTCGTGCCGCCGCCGATATCAACCACCATGTTCCCGGTGGGATCTGTGATCGGCATGCCGGCACCAATAGCGGCGGCAATGGGTTCTGCGATCAAACCCGCCCGGCGCGCACCTGCGGAGAGCACTGATTGCCGGATCGCGCGCTTTTCCACAGGTGTCGCCCCGTGCGGCACGCAGACGATGATCTTGGGCTTGGAAAAGGTTGAACGCTTGTGCACCTTGCGGATGAAATGCTTGATCATCGCTTCGGCGGTGTCAAAGTCGGCGATCACACCTTCGCGCATCGGCCTTATGGCCTCGATGCTGCCGGGGGTCCGCCCCAACATCAGCTTGGCATCCTCGCCCACGGCCAGCACTTTGCGAACTCCGTCCTTGACGTGATAGGCCACAACCGAAGGCTCGCTCAGGATGATCCCGCGCCCCTTGACGTAAACCAGCGTGTTGGCCGTGCCCAGGTCAATCGCCATGTCTGATGAAAACAGACTGGGAATCCTATCAAATATAGACATATGCGCCTGTGCCCTGTCGCCCGAAATAATGATGAGCCCCGCGACTCGGGGGTCCGGGGCATCTGTCCTTATAGTGGGCGTGCCGCAGGGGCGAAAGGGGCAGTTTCGGACCAACCGGCGTCAAATCGCCGTTTCAGCCGTTGAGATGGTCCAATCTTGCCCGCACCGATAGGCCATGCGCCTCAAGGCTCTCGGAGATGGCCAGGGTTTCGGCGGCGGGGCCAATGGCGCGCAGGGCTTCCGGTGTCATCCGGGCCAAAGTGGTGCGCTTTAGGAAATCCATGACCGACAGACCAGACGAGAACCGGGCCGAGCGCGCAGTCGGCAAAACGTGATTGGGGCCACCGACGTAATCGCCGATCGCCTCAGGCGTCCACGCCCCGAGAAAGATCGCTCCGGCATGAGTGATTTGCGCCGACAAGGCGTCAGGATCGCTCACGCACAGCTCCAAATGCTCTGGCGCAATGCGGTTCGAGAGGGTGGCTGCGGTGGCCATGTCGGGCACCAGAACAATCGCGCCGTAGTCGCGCCAGCTTGCCCCTGCGATGGCGCGCCGTTCCAGCGTTTCGAGGTGGCGGTTAATGGCGGCGCTGACCGCTTCGGCCAACTCGGCATCGTCCGTGATCAGGATGGCTTGCGCGCTTTCGTCATGTTCAGCTTGGCTCAGCATGTCGAGCGCGATCCAGTCTGGGTTCTGCCCCCTGTCCGCAATCACAAGGATTTCAGAGGGACCAGCGATCATGTCGATGCCCACTTTGCCAAACACCCGGCGCTTGGCGGCGGCGACAAAGGCATTACCGGGTCCGGTGATCTTGTCCACCGGGGCAATGCTCTCGGTGCCATAGGCAAGCGCTGCAATCGCCTGTGCGCCGCCAATGCGGTATATTTCATCTACGCCCGCGATCTGCGCGGCCAAAAGCACCAGCGGGTTCGCCTTGCCATCTGGCGTGGGAACGACGATCGCCAGCCGTTCCACCCCAGCCACCTTGGCGGGAATGGCGTTCATCAGCACGGAGGAAGGATAAGAGGCCAAGCCACCGGGAACATAAAGCCCCGCCGCCGAGACCGGTGTCCAACGCCAGCCCAGCATGGCGCCGCTCTCTTCGGTCCAGCTGGCATCCTCGGGCATCTGCCGCGCGTGATAGGCGCGGATGCGCTCTGCCGCAAGTTCCAGCGCGTCCCGCTCAGCGGGGGGCACTTCGCCAATAAGCTGCACGATTTCCTCGGGCGAGAAGCGCAGCGTTTCAGGTGTCAGCGCGACACGGTCGAAGCGCTCGGTCAATGCAATCACTGCTGCATCCCCCCGTTGCCGCACATCCGCGATGATGCCCGCGACGATATCGTCTACATCGGGACTGTCTTCGCGCTTGGCGCTGAGCAACTCCGCAAAGCGGGCTTCGAAATCGGGCGCGGTGGCGTCAAGCGTGATTGGCATTGCGGTTCCTTTCGCCGGGGGACATAGCGGTGCGTGGCCACTGTCTCAAGCCCCGGTCTTCTTCTTGGTCCAAATACTCAAATTCTGCGCTATGCCAAGCGTCTCAGCTCTCGTGGTGCGGCACCTTGCCTGATGGCGCGCGGTAGGGCCGCGTCACATCTTTGAGCGTGACTTCGAGCGCCTCGACCTCTAGGCGCAACGCGCCGTCACCCGCCAGCGTCAAAAGCACATGACCCGCCCCCTCCGACCCCGGCTCAAAGGTGATCGCGAGCAACGACAGGATCGTGTCTTTGTCATGCCGGTTGATGCCTTGGCTGGCCACGCGCAGCACATTGTCCACCACCAAGAGCGCCTGCACCCGCTCCGGCCCATGTCGCTTAAGCCCCTGATCTTCCCAACGAAAGCGGTTGAGCAAAAGGCCAAAGCGCCGCTGGCCCGGTCGCCACGTCATCTCGGTGATGGGAAAGACCGCGTCTTGTGCGAGCGATGAGATGACCTTTAGGTCGTCCTCTTCTATCGCGCCCAGATTAAGAGGGGCTTCGCGCCCGTCTTCGAATTTGGCGTCTTCGGTCATTTGCCACTGATCCTTTCGATCTTGGCGCCGACGTTGCCCAGCTTTTCCTCGACCCGCTCGTAGCCGCGATCAAGGTGATACACCCGGTTGACGATGGTTTCGCCTTCTGCCGCCAGCCCCGCAAGAATGAGCGACACCGAGGCGCGCAGATCGGTGGCCATCACCGGCGCGCCCTTGAGGCGATCAATGCCGGTTACGGTGGCGGTGCCGCCATGCACGTCGATTTTCGCACCCATTCGCATCAGTTCCGGTGCATGCATGAAGCGATTTTCAAAGATACGCTCTTCCAGTACCGAGGTGCCTTCGGCGGTGCACATCAGCGCCATCATCTGCGCTTGCAGGTCTGTGGGGAAGCCCGGAAACGGCTCTGTCACTACATCGACAGCGCGCACTTTGCCATTCTTGCGGCTGACCTTGAGACCCGCGTCAGTTTCGGTGACGCTGATGCCCGCCTCTTCAAGTTTGTCACAAAAAGCGCCCACAAGATCCCGCCGTCCGCCGAGGCATTCTACCTCACCTCCGCAGATCGCCGGGGCCAGCATATAGGTCCCAAGCTCGATCCGGTCGACCACCACGGGATGCGTCGCACCTCCAAGCCGGTCTACCCCCTGAATGGTAATCGTGCCTGTGCCTTCGCCTTCGATTTGCGCGCCCATGCGGCGCAGGCAGTGGGCCAGATCAACGATCTCAGGCTCGCGCGCAGCATTCTTGAGCACGGTCGTACCTTTGGCCAAGGTCGCCGCCATCAGGGCGTTTTCCGTGGCCCCGACCGAGACGATGGGGAATTCGAACATTCCCCCCTTCAGGCCGCCGGGGGCCTTGGCATGTACATAGCCCTCGCGCAGGTCAAGTTCGGCACCCATCGCCTCCAATGCGCGCAAATGCAGATCAACGGGCCGCGCTCCGATGGCGCATCCGCCCGGCAGCGAGACCACAGCATGACCATCCCGCGCCAGCATTGGCCCCAGCACGAGGATCGAGGCCCGCATCTTGCGCACGATGTCATAGTCGGCGACGTGGTTGTTCAGATTATGCGACGACAGCGCCAAAACTTGCCCACCCTGCATCTGCACCACCTCTGCGCCCAAGGATTGCAGCAGCGTTGTCATTGTCTTGATATCCGACAGACGCGGCGCATTGGTCAGGGTCAACGGCTCATCGCTTAGCAATGTGGCGGGCATCAGCGTCAGACAGGCATTCTTGGCCCCCGCGATGGGAATTTGTCCTTCAAGCGGCCCATTGCCTGTGACGACGATCGAATCCATCTGCTCTACCCCTCATCCTTTGTACCGGTTGGCTTTGGCGTGGACAGGCCGTCCGCCTTGGCGCGTACCTGCGCCTTACGCCGTGCGAGATTGGCCTTCAACGCCGATTTCAGCCTGTCCTCGCGGCTTGGGCTCTGTTTCGCGCCTTTATCCGGTGTTTGTTTTTTGCTCATGGCTCTCTCTTACAGGAGGTGTGAAAAACCGTCCAGTTACCCCTTGCGCCATCAGCGATTAGCGTCTAATCAGCGCGCCACACGTGCTGCTGTAGCTCAGTGGTAGAGCGCGTCATTGGTAATGACGAGGTCGGGAGTTCAATCCTCCCCAGCAGCACCAGTTAAATCTTGTAAATACCGCGATCATGCCACTTGCCCGCAGGGGCAGTGAATGGTTACGGCAATGAACGCCAAAACTGGCGTCCCGAAAGCGGATGTTTCCCCCGGCTCTGAAAACCATGTGAGTCCCAACATCCGCCACGTTCGGGGCTGGCACCCGGAGCATGGGTTTTTCCAAAATGCCAGCGTCCATCGGACCCGATAAAAAGATGAAATCTCCGACCGAAATGTCGGCGGCAAAAACGCCCTCAAAAACAACTGTATGTTCCGCGATCGTAATCGTCGCGCCTGTGTCCGCGTCGCTGGTGTCAAGACTGGCGAATGCGGTCAACGGATCAAGTTCGTCAGGATCGACGCCGATATGAAACTGCAACCTGCTTGATGGCGGAGTAAAGAAAGCACTGGTTTTAAATGCGATTGGATTGAAATCCGCAATCGTGTCGATTCCGCCCGCAGTGAAGGTATTGACGACAAACACATCAGAAGACTGGCCACCGGTGAGGGTGTCATTGCCCGCGATCAAAAACAGGATGTTACCCCCGGAACCGCCGCCAACGCTGTCGTTACCACGTCCGGCATAGACAAGATCAGCGTCAAAACCGGCACCGATCATGTCGTTGCCGTAGCCACCCAAGACAATATCCCGGCCTGCGCCGCCAGACATACGATCTGCGCCTTCTCCGCCTGATCCGAAATCATTGCCCTGCCCGGCGCGGATACCGTCACCCCATCGCCGCCAAGTCACGACAACGCATCATCCCCCAAACCGTCTGTCAGCGTCTCGGCATCATCGCTGCCGATCAAATTGACGGCTGCGAGCGGTTGGACAAGCGGGTGGCCATCCGCATCGTACAGCCCCAGAAAAGGATCGAGCAATGTTCCTTGCCCCGAAAGCGCGCCTTTGAGACCAAACCTGTAGGCGGTGCCTTCTTGCAGGCTAATGGCGAACCAATCGCGGTCGTCTTGGTTGTCAATGGTGCCGGTTACGCTTCCCCCGGTTCAATACGTCCGGTGGTGCTGACATCGCTCGCAAAATCATCCATCACAACGCCTCTCTGACCCTGAAAAGACTTTAGTTTACCTAACGCAGGCGGCAAAGGTTAGGAACATCCAAGCGCTATACGCCCGGTGGTATCGCAAACGCCGCGCCGCCGCGTGACAGATCAAATTTTTTCCGCAGTATGGATTGATCTACATCATGGGCGAGTCGGTCGTCCTGTTTTTTCATTTTTACGAGGTTGAGAGGTTTGACGGTCCGGACGGAGGAGGCTGGAGGCCATGTGGTACGAATTGCGGGATCGTTCCCTGCCAAGTTCCGAAGGTCATGCTGTCTTGCCGCGCCCGCCCGGAACGGTGCGGGAATGGCGGCTGGCCGATATGTGCACGGGGTGCGGCGATTGCGTTGCGGTGTGCCCAAAGGCGATTGTCGCCCTTGATAAAGAGGTTTTGCCAGTTGTGACCGCGATTGACGCTTGCGGCCGATGTGGCCTCTGCGCCGATGTCTGCACCCGTGGTGCCATCGAATTGACAAAGGAAACGCGGCTTGGGCTGGAACGCATTCTGAAGGGCGACGGCCTAGGGCAGCGCGCTGGCTGACGTTTGACGCGTTTGTGGGCGGCACGATATGTCGCATTCAAGAGTCATCTTTCATCCCCATCTGACACTTAGCCATGAATGGAGTGAAAGATGAGACCCGAAAGGCAATTTGAGACCGACGAGACCGCAACACTGGAGGTTCACCATAGTCCGCGCGATATCCATGATCGGATCGCGCTGCGGATTGTGAAAATCATGCGGGTTTTTGCCGACGCCTTTTTCTCAAAGCGCTACGGGCATCGTGCTGTGGTGCTTGAAACTGTGGCTGCCGTGCCGGGGATGGTGGGGGGGCTCTTGCAGCATCTCAAATCATTACGGCACATCCGCGAAGATCAGGGTTGGATCCGCGAATTGCTAGATGAGGCCGAGAATGAGCGCATGCATTTGATGACCTTTGTCCAAATCGCGCAGCCGTCACGCGGCGAGCGGTGGTTGATCATGATAGCGCAGGCGATTTTCTATAACGTGTTCTTCTTCACCTACCTCCTTGCTCCGCGCACGGCGCATCGGATTGTGGGCTATCTCGAGGAAGAGGCGGTGGTCAGCTATACGCAATATCTGGCAGAGATTGATGCCGGACGGCAGGATAATGTGCCGGCACCGCAAATCGCGATCGACTACTGGAAGCTGTCCCAAGATGCGCGCTTGCGCGACGTCGTCATCGCTGTGCGCGCTGATGAGGCGCATCACCGTGACACAAACCACGGCTTTGCCAATCAGATCATGGAAGGGCGGCACCCGTAACGGAGCCTTAGCCCCAACTTACATCCCCCAGAAAAATATAGCCTGCGCCATAGATCGTTTTGATCAGGCGCGGGTTCTTGGGGTCTTCGCGCAGTTTGGTGCGCAGGCGCGAGATGCGCACATCCATGGCGCGGTCAAAGCTTTCACCTGCCGCGCCGCCAAGCGTCTCTTGCATCGTTTGGCGGGAGATCAAGCGCTTGGGACGTTCCAGAAAGAGGCGCAGCACCTCTCCTTCGGCATGGGAAAAGGGCGTTTCCGTTCCCGTATCATCTTCAAGCATGTAGCGGTCAAAATGTGCGACCCAGCCGTTGAACCGCGCCACCTCGCCGGTTTGTGTACTGGGAATGCCCCGGCGCAGTCGGGCGCGGACGCGTGCCACCACTTCGGCGGGATCGAACGGTTTGATGATATAGTCATCCGCGCCCAGTTCCAGCCCTGTCACCCTGTCCTGCACCTGTGCGCGGCCCGAGATGATGATCACCGTTGCCCCCTGCTCCAATGCCAACCGATGCACAAGGCTCAGCCCGTCACGATCTGGCAGCGACAGATCGACAAGGCAAACATCGGGCGTGGTGCTGCGCAAGGCGGCCTCGAACTCTGTGGCGCGGCCAAAGGCCATGGTGCGAAATCCCGCCTCGGAAAGCGCCTGCGCCAGCATTGAACGGATCGCCGGTTCATCATCAAGAATGGCCACAAGCGGCGCTGTCATGGCTGCGCTCCGGTGTTGAGGGCCGCGTCAAGCTGTGCGGCGGAAAAGGGTTTGCGCAGCACCGGGGCAAGGTCTGCCGCTTGCCGGTGTAGCGGATCGTCTGGGGGCAACGAGGTCATCAGCACGAGCGCGCAATCACCGCGTCGGGGCAGTCGCGCCAGATCAATTCCGGTGCGGTTGCCCTCAAGCACGATATCCGACAGAACGGCCGAGATTTCCGGCAGATTGGCGATCAGCGCTGCGGCCTCGTCCACGCTGGCGGCCTCAATCACGCTATGGCCTGCGCCCCGCAACATATCGCGCAGGGTAGAGCGCAGATCGGGGCTGTCTTCGACCAAAAGAACAAGGCCCGGAGGACGCGCCGCCGCCGCGCGGCGCAGGGGCAAGCGCAGCGCCACGCGCCCGCCTGTGTCGGTATTGCCCATTAGGATACGCCCGCCCGCCAGCTTGGTCATGTCATAGACCATGGGCAGGCCAAGCCCCGATCCCTCGCCACCCTTCGTGGTGAAAAACGGATCAAGCGCATGTTTGAGCGCCTCGGGGCTGAACCCGGGCCCGGTGTCGTCCACGGCAAGCTCGAGCCATGTATCCTGCACCGGCTGGGCTGTAAGGGTGATTGCGCCACTTCCTGCGCAGGCATCGCGGGCGTTCAGCACCAGATTGAGCAGCGAGTCCTGCAACATGCCGGGATCCAGCAGATAGCGATCCGCAAGGCCGACGCAGATGATCTCAAAAGCGATACCCGTGGGCAGGGCCGAGCGCGCCAGTGTCTCTAGATCGTCGAGAAAGGCGGCAAGATCGGTGGGCACGGGTTCATGCTCGCGCGGGCCGGTCATGTCGGCGATGCGATTGAGCAGCCCGCCACCTCGCCGCGCCGCCGCGAGGGTGGCGTTGATCAATTCCTGCGCCTCGGGCTTTAGGCCCATGCGGCCAAGGCGCGACTGCATCCCAAGGATGATCGTCAAGAGGTTTGAGAAATCATGCGCAAGGCCCGAAGTGAGTTGTGCCGCCATTTCCCGCCGCCGCGTCTGTTGCAGGGCGGCGCGTGTCTGGCTTTCTTCGGTGATGTCCATCGACAGGATGTAAACCCCGCCACTGGTGTGATCCGGGGTCAGCGCCACCCGGATACGCCGTGAACTGGGCTCATGGGTGAATTCGAACACCGAAGCCTGTCCGGCATAGGCCTTGTCCAGTTCGGGACCTATAATCGACCACGGCTGTGGCCCGAGAACCTGCGCCGCGTGCACCCCGATCAGATCGGCGCGTGATCCGGGCATGACCGAGGTAAGCCGCCGGTTGGAATAGGTATAGCAACGGTCTGGACCGACATGCGCAATATGGGCGGGCATCATCTCGGCGGTCATTCTGGTGCGGGCCTCGGCCTCGGAAATCTGGCGCTTGGCCTCTTCGAGGGCCGTGATTGTGGCCTCTAACTGTCGGTTGGTGGCAGACAGCTCTTCTGAATAACCGACCAATTGATCGGACAACTCTTCTGAACGGGCGCGCAACAACGCCTCTTGTCGTTTGGCACGGGTGATGTCGGTATAGACCGTGACCCATCCCCCCTGCGGCAGCGGCGTGCCCTCGACGCTGATGGTGCGGCCATTGGCGCGCGTGCGCTCCATGTAATGCGGCTCGAACGCGCGGGCGATATCGACGCGGGTCGTTACGAACCCTTCCACATCGCCCACGTCGCCATAATCGCCGCGCGTTGCCAGATAGCGGATCGTATCCGCGAAATCGGCGCCCGGTGTCACCAGCACATCAGGCAGGGCAAACATTTCTTGAAACCGTCGGTTGCAGACCGCAAGGCGCAAATCCCGGTCATAGATCGTAAGCGCCTGCTGAATGAGGTTCAGGCCGGCCATCGTCATGGCGTCATGATCGGCGCGGCTTGTACCCATTACAGTCTCCTCCCGCATCTTGGCTAACACCGGAAAACCGGTCCGCAAAGGCCAATCTTGGGCCTGTTACAATTCGTAAGGATTGCGAAATGTTCAGGAAAAAGTTGACGGCGAGTGTGATCCTCGCACCCTCTGGGGGAAGAAGAATCGCCCCTAGGTGGTCGGATGTTCGCGCAGGCGAGCAAAGGGAGGATATAACTTGGCACAGCCGTCACAAGCGACGGACGGGATGGATTCCGTTCCGGCGCTCTTGCAACGTAACGCCACGCGATTTGCCGATAGACCGGCCTATCGCGAAAAGGAATATGGGATCTGGCAGTGCTGGACATGGGCCGAGGCCGAGAAGGAGATCGAGGCGCTTGCGCTCGGGCTCATCAATCTTGGTGTGAATGAGGGCGATTTCGTCGCCGTCATCGGCCGCAACCGTCCGCATTTCTACTGGTCCATGGTCGCCGCGCAATCTGTCGGTGCAATCCCCGTTCCGCTCTACCAAGATGCTGCCGCCCCCGAGATGGCCTATGTGATGGAGCATTGTGGGGCACGCTTTGCCATCGTTCAGGATCAAGAACAGGTCGACAAGCTGATCGAGGTGCAGGAGGGGCTGCACCAACTGGAGCATATGATCTATGTCGATCCGCGCGGCTTGCGCAAATATGATCACCACAAGTTGCACCGCTTCATCGACATTCAGGAGCAGGGCCGCGCCGCCTATTACGAATGGATCGAAGATCTTAAGGCGCGACGCGCGAAACTGACCTATGACAGCGTTTGCGTCATGCTTTACACCTCGGGCACCACGGGCAAGCCCAAGGGCGTGGTGCTGAGCAATCGCAACATCATCGAGGCGTCCAAATCGTCTTCCGAGTTTGACCATCTGACCAAGGACGAAGAGGTGCTGGCCTATCTGCCGATGGCTTGGGTGGGCGATTTCATTTTCTCCATCGGGCAGGCCTATTGGTGCGGGTTTTGTGTCAACTGTCCTGAGAGCCCAGAGACCATGCAGACCGACCTGCGTGAAATTGGGCCCACCTATTTCTTTGCGCCGCCCCGCGTGTTCGAGACGCAGTTGACCAATGTGATGATCCGGATGGAGGATGCGGGCCGTGTCAAGAAATGGCTCTTTGACCATTTCATGTCCCATGCCCGCCGCGTCGGCCCTGCGATCCTCGATGGTAAGCCGGTCAGCGGTCTGGACCGCCTCAAATACCGGCTTGGGAATCTCTTTATCTATGGTCCACTCAAGGACACGCTTGGCCTTGGTCGCGTGCGCGTGGGCTATACTGCGGGTGAGGCGATTGGGCCGGAGATTTTCGATTTCTACCGCTCGCTTGGCATCAACCTCAAACAACTCTACGGGCAAACCGAAGCTTCGGTGTTTATCACCCTGCAACCCGATGGCGAAGTGCGCTCCGATACCGTGGGCGTGCCTGCCCCCGGCGTGGAAATCCGTATCAGCGACACCGGCGAGGTGTTCTATCGTTCAGCGGGCACGTTTGAATATTACTACAAGAATCCTGAAAGCACGGCCTCAACCAAAGACTCCGAAGGCTGGGTCGCCACCGGTGATGCCGGATTTTTCGAGGAAGGCAGTGGGCATCTACGGATCATCGACCGCGCCAAGGATGTGGGCAAGATGGCTGATGGCCGGATGTTCGCGCCCAAATATGTGGAAAACAAGCTCAAGTTCTATCCCAATATTCTCGAGGCGGTCGTCTTTGGCAACGGGCGCAACGCCTGCACCGCCTTTATCAACATCGACCTCACGGCAGTCGGAAATTGGGCCGAGCGGAACAATATCGGCTATGCGTCCTATCAGGAATTGGCCGGGCATCCCAAGGTGTTGGAGACGATCAAATCCCATGTGGAAGAGGTCAATCGCAGCCTCGCGGATGATCCCATGCTGTCGCATTGCCAGGTGCATCGCTTCCTCGTGCTACACAAGGAACTGGATGCCGACGATGGCGAGATGACGCGCACTCGCAAGGTGCGGCGTGGTGTGATCTCTGAGAAATTCGATGACCTGCTGACCGCGCTCTATGACGGGTCGCCTGAAATCTACACCACCACTGAAGTGACCTATGAGGATGGCCGCAAGGGGGCGATCAGCGCGACGCTCAAGATCGTCGATGCCAAGGTGGCCTCGGTGGCGACGATGCAAAGGGTGGCGGCAGAATGAGCGGGCCGGTGCAACAAGGGGGCTGTCATGCTTGACGCAAGCGAAGGCTACACCACCGAGGACGGTCGCAAGATCGGCGGCGTGGTGATGGAGATGAAGAACATCACCCTGCGGTTCGGCGGTGTGGTTGCGATCAAGGACATCAGCTTTGACATCCGTCAGGGCGAAATCCGCGCCATCATCGGGCCGAACGGGGCTGGTAAATCCTCGATGCTGAACGTGATCAGCGGCTTTTACCACCCGCAAGAAGGCGAGGTCTGGTATCAGGGCGCGCGGCGACCGCCGATGAAGCCCTATCAGGTGGCACAACAAGGCATTGCCCGCACATTCCAGAACATCGCGCTCTTTGAAGGCATGACCGTGCTCGACAACGTGATGACGGGCCGCATCCGAGAGATGAAGGCGGGGCTTTTTGCGCAAGCGATCTGGAAGGGTCGGGCCGAGCGGGAAGAGGTTGCTAACCGTGAAGTCGTTGAAAAGGTTATCGACTTTCTTGAAATCCAACATATCCGCAAGACCCCGGTGGGCCGTTTGCCCTATGGTCTGAAAAAGCGGGTGGAACTGGCGCGCGCGCTTGCGGCAGAGCCGTCGATCCTTCTGCTAGATGAGCCGATGGCGGGCATGAACGTCGAAGAGAAAGAGGATATGAGCCGCTTCATCCTCGATGTGAACGACGAATTCGGCACCACGATTGCCCTCATCGAGCATGACATGGGCGTGGTCATGGACCTGAGCGACCGGGTGGTCGTGATGGATTATGGCAAGAAAATCGGCGACGGCACCCCCGACGAAGTGCGCAGCAATCAAGACGTGATCGGCGCCTATCTGGGGGTGGCGCATGATTAGGGCATTGGTGATGGCCGGCATGCTGCCAATCGCAGCCAATGCCGCGCCATCGGATCAGTTCGCTACATTTCTGGAAGAGCGCTGCCTCGCCCCGATCAAGGATGCGACCACGCCTGTGACTGCCGATCTAACACAGTTCACCTCGGAGCAGTCCGAACAGCTTGGCCGCAATATCGGCGAGTCTTTTGAAAGCTGGACGCTGTGGACCGATGCGCAGGCGCAGCATGTTCTAGGTATTCGACAGGGCGGTGATGCCTGTAGGGTCTTTAGCTTCAGAGCTTCGACCGAGGATGCAATTCAGATTTGGGACCGGATCAGTCGCTATGAGGGTCTGCGGGGTACGGCAGAATTGACCACCGCTCCGCTCGCCGGGACGAAGATCGAGGATTTTGGCGCGGCGTCCGGGGCCATTCACACGACTGAAAAAAACTTTGTCCACGTCATGATGAACTTTGCGGGCAACCCATCGTTGAGCTTCACGAGCGTTGTCGCGTTTCACGTCGTCGAAACCGAATTCGCCTGCAATCTTTTCCCAGAGGAGTGCCGCTAATGCCTGATCAGTTGATTTTCGGGATGGAGGTCGTTTTGAACGGCCTCATGGCCGGGGTGCTCTATGCGCTGGTCGCTCTTGGTTTTGTGCTCATCTACAAGGCCTCGGGCATTTTCAACTATGCCCAAGGGGTGATGGCGCTCTTTGCGGCGATGACGCTGGTGGGGATGATGGAAGGGCGTGTGCCCTTCAGCCATCTTATCAACGCGATTTTCGGAACCGAGATCCATCACTTCGGCTGGCACCTGCCGGGGCTGGCGGCGATCCTCTTGACCATGGTCGTGATGGTGGCGCTCGCCTGGATCGTGAACCAATTGATTTTCCGGCATCTGGTGAACCAAGAACCGATCATTCTCTTTATGGCGACGAT
The nucleotide sequence above comes from Roseovarius mucosus. Encoded proteins:
- a CDS encoding rod shape-determining protein, translated to MSIFDRIPSLFSSDMAIDLGTANTLVYVKGRGIILSEPSVVAYHVKDGVRKVLAVGEDAKLMLGRTPGSIEAIRPMREGVIADFDTAEAMIKHFIRKVHKRSTFSKPKIIVCVPHGATPVEKRAIRQSVLSAGARRAGLIAEPIAAAIGAGMPITDPTGNMVVDIGGGTTEVAVLSLGDIVYARSVRVGGDRMDEAIINYLRRQQNLLVGESTAERIKTSIGTARMPDDGRGTSMHVRGRDLLNGVPKEIEISQAQIAEALAEPVQQICEAVMTALEATPPDLAADIVDRGVMLTGGGALLGDLDLALREQTGLAVSIADDSLNCVALGTGKALEFEKQLRHAIDYDS
- the hisD gene encoding histidinol dehydrogenase produces the protein MPITLDATAPDFEARFAELLSAKREDSPDVDDIVAGIIADVRQRGDAAVIALTERFDRVALTPETLRFSPEEIVQLIGEVPPAERDALELAAERIRAYHARQMPEDASWTEESGAMLGWRWTPVSAAGLYVPGGLASYPSSVLMNAIPAKVAGVERLAIVVPTPDGKANPLVLLAAQIAGVDEIYRIGGAQAIAALAYGTESIAPVDKITGPGNAFVAAAKRRVFGKVGIDMIAGPSEILVIADRGQNPDWIALDMLSQAEHDESAQAILITDDAELAEAVSAAINRHLETLERRAIAGASWRDYGAIVLVPDMATAATLSNRIAPEHLELCVSDPDALSAQITHAGAIFLGAWTPEAIGDYVGGPNHVLPTARSARFSSGLSVMDFLKRTTLARMTPEALRAIGPAAETLAISESLEAHGLSVRARLDHLNG
- a CDS encoding DUF2948 family protein — its product is MTEDAKFEDGREAPLNLGAIEEDDLKVISSLAQDAVFPITEMTWRPGQRRFGLLLNRFRWEDQGLKRHGPERVQALLVVDNVLRVASQGINRHDKDTILSLLAITFEPGSEGAGHVLLTLAGDGALRLEVEALEVTLKDVTRPYRAPSGKVPHHES
- the murA gene encoding UDP-N-acetylglucosamine 1-carboxyvinyltransferase, producing MDSIVVTGNGPLEGQIPIAGAKNACLTLMPATLLSDEPLTLTNAPRLSDIKTMTTLLQSLGAEVVQMQGGQVLALSSHNLNNHVADYDIVRKMRASILVLGPMLARDGHAVVSLPGGCAIGARPVDLHLRALEAMGAELDLREGYVHAKAPGGLKGGMFEFPIVSVGATENALMAATLAKGTTVLKNAAREPEIVDLAHCLRRMGAQIEGEGTGTITIQGVDRLGGATHPVVVDRIELGTYMLAPAICGGEVECLGGRRDLVGAFCDKLEEAGISVTETDAGLKVSRKNGKVRAVDVVTEPFPGFPTDLQAQMMALMCTAEGTSVLEERIFENRFMHAPELMRMGAKIDVHGGTATVTGIDRLKGAPVMATDLRASVSLILAGLAAEGETIVNRVYHLDRGYERVEEKLGNVGAKIERISGK
- a CDS encoding calcium-binding protein — protein: MSGGAGRDIVLGGYGNDMIGAGFDADLVYAGRGNDSVGGGSGGNILFLIAGNDTLTGGQSSDVFVVNTFTAGGIDTIADFNPIAFKTSAFFTPPSSRLQFHIGVDPDELDPLTAFASLDTSDADTGATITIAEHTVVFEGVFAADISVGDFIFLSGPMDAGILEKPMLRVPAPNVADVGTHMVFRAGGNIRFRDASFGVHCRNHSLPLRASGMIAVFTRFNWCCWGGLNSRPRHYQ
- a CDS encoding 4Fe-4S dicluster domain-containing protein yields the protein MWYELRDRSLPSSEGHAVLPRPPGTVREWRLADMCTGCGDCVAVCPKAIVALDKEVLPVVTAIDACGRCGLCADVCTRGAIELTKETRLGLERILKGDGLGQRAG
- a CDS encoding alternative oxidase, yielding MRPERQFETDETATLEVHHSPRDIHDRIALRIVKIMRVFADAFFSKRYGHRAVVLETVAAVPGMVGGLLQHLKSLRHIREDQGWIRELLDEAENERMHLMTFVQIAQPSRGERWLIMIAQAIFYNVFFFTYLLAPRTAHRIVGYLEEEAVVSYTQYLAEIDAGRQDNVPAPQIAIDYWKLSQDARLRDVVIAVRADEAHHRDTNHGFANQIMEGRHP